One Thioclava electrotropha DNA segment encodes these proteins:
- a CDS encoding MerR family transcriptional regulator, which translates to MYRISELAERVGVSRATLLYYEKLGLLQGQRQANGYRVYTDADRQRLRLMQQLQAGGLSLKECQACLDGELHREMLNQRLETLEHEIAKKTRSRDLLAALLGQSSLKDWHEEVERVAPDLHRSWLMSQGFSSAEAGLVALVSKDMNAHDAYMAGFMEVFADLDWWGPGMAEATRRALAMVPFAPETILEIGCGPGMATMTLAEASMARITATDTAELALDKLRARIAARGLNNRIEVQNVDMAAIPTSKRPWDVIWSEGSAYILGVEKALADWRALLRPGGVLVFSDMVWRTDKPEDEVRAFWAAEYPAMTTPASRVAQAKRAGYRVLGHFDMGREAMDTYYRPLTARLEALELDLAGSRVLDDLHREIALNQAGCGQFGYEMFVLERV; encoded by the coding sequence ATGTATCGAATTTCGGAACTGGCGGAGAGAGTGGGCGTGTCGCGCGCGACGCTGCTCTATTACGAGAAGCTCGGCCTGCTGCAGGGCCAGCGGCAGGCTAATGGCTATCGCGTCTACACCGACGCCGACCGGCAGCGGCTGCGTCTGATGCAGCAGCTCCAGGCGGGCGGCCTTAGCTTGAAAGAGTGTCAGGCCTGCCTCGATGGAGAGCTCCACCGAGAGATGCTGAACCAACGGCTTGAGACGCTGGAGCACGAAATCGCGAAGAAGACGCGGTCGCGCGACCTTCTGGCGGCTCTGCTGGGGCAATCGAGCCTCAAGGACTGGCACGAAGAGGTCGAGCGCGTCGCACCCGATCTGCACCGCTCGTGGCTGATGTCGCAGGGGTTTTCCAGCGCGGAGGCCGGGCTGGTCGCGCTGGTCTCCAAGGACATGAACGCCCACGACGCCTACATGGCCGGGTTCATGGAGGTGTTCGCCGACCTCGATTGGTGGGGCCCGGGAATGGCCGAGGCGACGCGTCGGGCGCTGGCGATGGTGCCGTTCGCGCCCGAGACGATCCTCGAGATCGGCTGCGGGCCCGGCATGGCAACGATGACGCTGGCCGAGGCGAGCATGGCGCGGATCACGGCCACTGACACGGCCGAGCTGGCGCTCGACAAGCTCAGGGCGCGGATCGCGGCGCGCGGACTCAACAACCGGATCGAGGTGCAGAACGTCGACATGGCCGCAATCCCGACCTCAAAGCGTCCCTGGGATGTGATCTGGTCCGAGGGCAGCGCCTATATCCTTGGCGTTGAAAAGGCGCTTGCGGACTGGCGGGCGCTCCTGCGCCCCGGCGGCGTCCTCGTGTTCTCCGACATGGTCTGGCGGACTGACAAACCCGAAGACGAGGTCCGCGCCTTCTGGGCCGCAGAATACCCCGCGATGACGACGCCCGCGAGCCGCGTCGCACAGGCGAAGCGCGCGGGCTACCGCGTCCTCGGACATTTCGACATGGGGCGCGAGGCGATGGACACCTACTACCGCCCGCTCACCGCGCGGCTCGAGGCCTTAGAGCTGGACCTCGCGGGGAGCCGAGTCCTCGACGACCTGCACCGCGAGATCGCCTTGAATCAGGCCGGATGCGGGCAGTTCGGATACGAGATGTTCGTGCTGGAGCGGGTCTGA